AATTCCATGCCAAGGTGCTCAACCACGCCGCCGTGCAGCCGGAGCTGGCGAAATTCAAAATCGTCCGGCTCGATGCCTACTCGACTTCAGCCATTGTCGACATCGACGGCCGCCAGACCACGCCCAAGGAGTGGGCACTGCGCCTCAACATCGTCTACCGCCCGGGTGTGGTGTTCTTCAACGAAGGCAGGGAACGCATGCGCATGGACGGCATGCAGTATCACTATCATTTCAGGGAACTGCTGCGCTACGTCAGCGGCAGGCATTACCGCGAGCATGCCACTTTCTCCTCTTACAACGCCGCGCGCCGGGAGGAACTGCTGCAACAGGGAGTGGTGATCGATTATTCGCAGTAAATTGCTGTTACATCAGGTTGTCCCTTACCCAACTGTCCGTGGAAACGGGGCTGGCTCAGCCTGGCCCCTTTTATTCCCCGCCGCGCGCCGGGAAGAACTGCTGCAACAGGGGGCGGTGATCGATTATTCGCAGATAAGTCGGGGTCGACTCACTCCAACGCCATTATTTAGTTACGTAAATCATCTGATTTACGCTTTCTTGCAATCACAATCAGTCCAAGCAGTCCTGACCCGAATAGCCAGAAGGCTGCAGGCAGCGGTACGGCAGAGACCACGCTCAGACGCACGATATCGGTAGTGTCGATTACGTCGGTTAGGTAGCTGATGTTCCATACCAGACCATTGCCCAAAGCGGCAAGATTGTATGTGCTGAACTGACCACTCAGCATTTGAGCGGCGAGAATATCGAAAGAGTCACCCACCTGCGGTGTAAAGAGCCCGGACCCCCAATCAAACAAGCTCACGTTCAAAGTTCCGTCGAGCGTGGCTGTGCCAGAGATATTTAGCATGTCAAACTGACCCAAACCTATGCCGCCGATTTCGACGGCAAAAGTTCCCGCGCCAGACTGGCTGTAGTTTCCCGTAATGTTGGTAATGCCGGGTGAATTACCCGGGGCAAGCGTACCGCCAAGGTTGGCAAGGTCGCCGTTAAATTGGTTTACCGAAAGTGTGCCACCGTTGAAATTGAAAGTACCTCCGCTATTTACCGTGATGGTGTTGGCGCGCAGGACACCGTCATTGAGGTTGTAGATGCCGGTACTGCCAGTGTTGGCGGCGAGTGTGAGCGTGTTAGTTACCGTGTGTGTACCACCATCCTGAGTAAAGTTGCCAACGCCGGAATTCCCTATATTTTCATATACTGCCGTGATGCTACCGGTGCCTGATAAGGTGTGGCTGCCATTTGTATTCGCTGCCGAGCCAAGGTTTAGATTGTCAACACTGACACTCCCGTTGCCATTGCCCACAGTAAGCGTACCACCGTCAATGTTTAACGTGCTGCTGCCGGCCCCCTTAGTAATTGTGCCTGTTGAGAGAGTGCCACCGTTAAGATTGTAGGTACCTGTGCTACCAGCCCATGTGCCAACTGTAAGTGAGTTAGATACGGTATGAGTACCACCAGCTTGATTGAAAGTCCCGGTACCCCAATATCCCAGGTTTTCATTGGTTGTTGAAAGGTCACCAGTTTGCAGATTATAAATTCCGTTGAAACCATTGTAATAACCAAGGATGAGCGAATTAGTTATTGTATGTGTGCCACCGTTTTGATTAAAGGCGCCAGTTCGGGCTTGACCAATGATTTCATTGTAGA
The DNA window shown above is from Sulfuricaulis limicola and carries:
- a CDS encoding VPLPA-CTERM sorting domain-containing protein → MNPHTKLRVKILRLMVVAVLSAIYIAPSVTSAATKYWIGGSDWWDVGTNWNPSGQPQNNDFVFLTQSDNVNRVVSYANPLYPSAKLAGITINAVGSGSITLNQSKDLLSANSLNVGNSGTGVFTQTGGTVTLGVTLELGQNSGSNGIYNLQNGSLSVAFDEYVGKFGSGTFTQSSGTNTLSSFLYLGAGDGSSGIYNLQGGSLNAGNPSSSGGISVGGHGTGVFNQSGGTNTVHALFIGAAGVPTGSSGTYNLDGTSNLSVYNEIIGQARTGAFNQNGGTHTITNSLILGYYNGFNGIYNLQTGDLSTTNENLGYWGTGTFNQAGGTHTVSNSLTVGTWAGSTGTYNLNGGTLSTGTITKGAGSSTLNIDGGTLTVGNGNGSVSVDNLNLGSAANTNGSHTLSGTGSITAVYENIGNSGVGNFTQDGGTHTVTNTLTLAANTGSTGIYNLNDGVLRANTITVNSGGTFNFNGGTLSVNQFNGDLANLGGTLAPGNSPGITNITGNYSQSGAGTFAVEIGGIGLGQFDMLNISGTATLDGTLNVSLFDWGSGLFTPQVGDSFDILAAQMLSGQFSTYNLAALGNGLVWNISYLTDVIDTTDIVRLSVVSAVPLPAAFWLFGSGLLGLIVIARKRKSDDLRN